A window of Paenibacillus polygoni contains these coding sequences:
- a CDS encoding flagellar motor protein MotB, translated as MRQRNRHSRLIRTRQTRASNPGASHDRWMITYADLITLLLIFFIMLYAMSRLDANKYEDITNSLQTTFQNSNHILEGNEGITGDKPSPGQQNSGGSAVQSGDPNNENPESEKIESAHEAAFRAQEKELQQLLSQIEGYIEDHNLTEMIFVEDKPQGISITLSERFLFRSGNAKLMDGSSPVLHQLASLFRDLGMNISIEGHTDNMPIGNSSTYKDNWELSGARALSVLRYFMDEEGLESDHFQYAGYADTRPAEDNSTEEGRQKNRRVEITVLRQLQE; from the coding sequence ATGAGACAGCGGAATAGGCATAGTCGCCTCATTCGAACAAGACAGACGCGAGCAAGTAACCCCGGCGCTTCCCATGACCGCTGGATGATTACCTATGCTGATCTAATCACTCTTTTACTTATTTTTTTCATCATGTTATATGCAATGAGCAGACTCGATGCCAATAAATATGAAGATATCACGAACTCGCTGCAAACCACATTCCAAAATTCAAACCATATTCTGGAGGGAAATGAAGGGATCACAGGAGATAAACCTTCTCCCGGACAACAGAATTCAGGCGGCAGTGCAGTGCAGTCCGGTGATCCTAATAACGAAAACCCTGAATCTGAAAAAATAGAATCGGCTCATGAAGCAGCTTTTCGAGCTCAGGAGAAAGAACTCCAGCAATTACTCAGCCAGATTGAGGGATACATAGAAGATCACAATCTGACAGAAATGATCTTTGTAGAGGACAAGCCGCAAGGGATATCAATTACGCTCAGCGAACGTTTTTTATTCCGCAGCGGTAATGCTAAACTGATGGATGGATCTTCTCCCGTACTACATCAGTTAGCCAGCTTGTTCAGAGATTTGGGCATGAATATTTCCATCGAAGGACATACGGATAACATGCCCATTGGTAATAGCTCCACTTATAAAGACAACTGGGAATTATCCGGTGCAAGAGCCCTGTCCGTATTACGTTATTTTATGGACGAGGAAGGTCTGGAATCGGATCATTTCCAGTATGCAGGTTATGCCGATACTCGCCCTGCCGAGGACAACAGCACGGAAGAAGGCAGACAAAAGAACCGCCGGGTTGAAATTACCGTACTACGGCAGCTTCAAGAATAA